In one window of Caballeronia sp. TF1N1 DNA:
- a CDS encoding sugar ABC transporter substrate-binding protein, whose product MTIRNGRAALRALAAAAILSSTALLTASPAHAAPDAKFVLISHAPDSDSWWNVIKNSIKQADEDFNVQTDYRNPPNGDIADMSRLIEQAAARNYDGVITTIADFDVLKSALNKVTAKKIPLVTINSGTEEQSEQLKAIMHIGQPEYVAGKAAGEKAKAAGVKSFLCVNHIATNTVSFDRCRGFAEAIGVDYKASTIDSGQDPTEIQSKVSAYLRNHPDTQAVLTLGPTPASATLKAVTQMGLQNKLYFVTFDFSDDIAKGIKDGTIKFAIDQQPYLQGYIPVAVLAIVKKDHTTDPVKIRQILEANPKFKARLETYGLAPSYGPKNIRSGPGFITKENLDKVVKYAGQYR is encoded by the coding sequence GGCGTCCCCCGCTCACGCGGCGCCCGACGCCAAGTTCGTCCTCATCAGCCACGCGCCCGACTCGGACTCGTGGTGGAACGTCATCAAGAATTCGATCAAGCAGGCCGACGAGGACTTCAACGTCCAGACCGACTATCGCAATCCGCCAAACGGCGACATTGCCGATATGTCGCGTCTCATCGAACAGGCCGCCGCGCGTAATTACGACGGCGTGATCACCACCATCGCGGACTTCGATGTATTGAAGAGCGCGCTCAACAAGGTGACGGCGAAGAAGATTCCGCTCGTCACGATCAACTCGGGCACCGAAGAGCAAAGCGAGCAACTCAAGGCGATCATGCATATCGGCCAGCCGGAATACGTGGCGGGCAAGGCCGCAGGCGAAAAGGCGAAGGCCGCGGGCGTCAAGTCGTTCCTGTGCGTGAACCATATCGCGACCAACACGGTGTCATTCGACCGCTGCCGTGGCTTCGCGGAAGCCATCGGCGTCGACTACAAGGCGTCCACCATCGACTCCGGTCAGGACCCGACGGAGATTCAGTCGAAGGTGTCGGCTTACCTGCGCAATCATCCCGATACGCAGGCTGTACTCACGCTCGGACCCACGCCCGCCTCGGCGACGCTCAAGGCCGTCACGCAAATGGGCCTGCAAAACAAGCTCTATTTCGTGACCTTCGACTTTTCCGATGACATCGCGAAGGGCATCAAGGACGGCACGATCAAGTTCGCAATCGATCAGCAACCGTACTTGCAGGGCTATATCCCCGTGGCCGTGCTCGCTATCGTCAAGAAGGATCACACCACGGACCCGGTGAAGATTCGCCAGATTCTCGAAGCGAATCCGAAGTTCAAGGCGCGTCTCGAAACGTATGGCCTCGCGCCGTCGTATGGACCGAAGAACATTCGTTCGGGTCCGGGCTTCATCACCAAAGAGAATCTCGACAAGGTCGTGAAATACGCCGGTCAATATCGTTGA
- the iolC gene encoding 5-dehydro-2-deoxygluconokinase, which produces MPEQHTSRFAADRAHDIVCLGRLAVDLYAQQVGARLEDVATFAKYLGGSSANIAFGCARLGLKSSMLARVGNDHMGRFLVETLAGEGCDVSHVRTDFERLTALVLLGIKDRDTFPLVFYRENCADMAVDENDFDEAYIASSKALLITGTHFSTEQVNRTSRRALEYARRNNVRTILDIDYRPVLWGLTGKADGETRFVADESVTAHLLHILPLIDLAIGTEEEFRIAGGKDDLIDALATVRTVTHATLVVKRGPLGCSIIEGAVPASIDDAPIHGGVEVEVLNVLGAGDAFASGFLSGWLRDESLEACARAANACGALVVSRHGCAPAMPTPEELVYFLAAAKEDPARMRRPDRDASLARLHRVSPRRKQWDEVLGFAFDHRNQFFELAQQTGANETRIAKLKGLFVDAVAKTEEERGLAGRIGVLIDDRYGQDALNAATGRGWWIGRPVELPGSMPLVFDHGRDVGTTLVEWPREHIAKCLVHYHPDHPHDVRLEQEAQLRALYDATQASGNELLLEVIVPKNGPPVEDDTAYRALKRLYNLGIYPEWWKLEPMSAQQWQAVDALIVERDPYCRGVVLLGLSAAVDQLRDGFKAAASSKTCKGFTVGRTIFHEPSRAWLAGEIGDDELIARVRHTFETLISAWREARASLNAVQPRQEQAA; this is translated from the coding sequence ATGCCAGAACAACACACCTCACGTTTTGCAGCGGACCGTGCGCACGATATCGTGTGCCTCGGCCGCCTCGCGGTCGATCTCTACGCGCAACAGGTCGGCGCGCGGCTCGAAGACGTCGCGACGTTTGCGAAGTATCTCGGCGGGTCGTCGGCGAATATCGCGTTCGGTTGCGCGCGGTTGGGGCTCAAGTCGTCGATGCTCGCGCGCGTCGGCAACGATCACATGGGACGCTTTCTCGTCGAAACGCTCGCGGGCGAAGGCTGCGATGTGAGCCACGTGCGCACGGACTTCGAGCGTCTCACCGCGCTCGTGCTGCTCGGCATAAAAGATCGCGATACCTTTCCGCTCGTGTTCTATCGCGAGAATTGCGCCGACATGGCCGTGGACGAAAACGATTTCGACGAAGCGTATATCGCCTCGTCGAAGGCATTGCTCATCACGGGCACGCACTTCTCCACGGAACAGGTGAATCGCACGAGCCGCCGCGCGCTCGAATACGCGCGCCGAAACAACGTGCGCACGATTCTCGACATCGATTATCGGCCGGTGCTGTGGGGTCTGACAGGCAAGGCCGACGGCGAAACGCGCTTCGTCGCCGATGAAAGCGTCACCGCGCATTTGCTGCACATCCTGCCGCTGATCGATCTCGCGATCGGCACGGAAGAAGAGTTCCGGATTGCGGGCGGCAAGGACGATCTGATCGATGCGCTCGCCACGGTTCGTACCGTTACTCATGCCACGCTCGTCGTGAAGCGCGGGCCGCTCGGCTGCTCGATCATCGAAGGCGCGGTGCCCGCTTCCATCGACGATGCGCCCATTCATGGCGGCGTCGAAGTCGAAGTGCTTAACGTCCTCGGCGCGGGCGATGCGTTCGCGTCCGGCTTCCTCTCGGGCTGGCTGCGCGACGAATCGCTCGAAGCGTGTGCGCGCGCGGCAAATGCGTGCGGCGCGCTCGTCGTTTCGCGTCACGGCTGCGCGCCCGCCATGCCCACGCCCGAGGAACTCGTGTACTTCCTCGCGGCCGCAAAAGAAGACCCGGCACGCATGCGCCGTCCGGATCGCGATGCAAGCCTCGCGCGTCTGCATCGCGTGAGCCCCAGGCGCAAGCAATGGGACGAAGTGCTCGGCTTCGCGTTCGATCATCGCAACCAGTTTTTCGAGCTTGCGCAGCAGACCGGCGCAAACGAAACGCGCATTGCGAAGCTGAAGGGTCTTTTCGTCGATGCCGTCGCGAAGACGGAAGAAGAACGCGGACTGGCCGGCCGTATCGGCGTATTGATCGACGACCGCTACGGACAGGATGCGCTCAATGCCGCGACTGGCCGCGGCTGGTGGATCGGCCGTCCGGTCGAGTTGCCGGGCTCGATGCCGCTCGTGTTCGATCACGGCCGCGACGTCGGCACGACGCTCGTCGAATGGCCGCGCGAGCATATCGCGAAGTGTCTCGTGCACTATCACCCCGATCATCCGCATGACGTGCGCCTCGAACAGGAAGCGCAACTGCGCGCGCTCTACGATGCAACACAGGCGAGTGGCAATGAACTGCTGCTCGAAGTGATCGTGCCGAAGAACGGACCGCCCGTGGAGGACGACACGGCGTATCGCGCATTGAAGCGCCTCTACAACCTCGGCATCTATCCCGAATGGTGGAAGCTCGAACCGATGAGCGCACAGCAATGGCAGGCCGTCGATGCGCTGATTGTCGAGCGCGATCCGTATTGCCGCGGCGTCGTGCTGCTCGGGCTCTCGGCGGCGGTCGATCAGTTGCGCGATGGCTTCAAGGCTGCGGCATCGTCCAAAACGTGCAAGGGCTTCACGGTCGGACGCACCATCTTTCACGAGCCGAGCCGCGCATGGCTCGCGGGCGAAATCGGCGACGACGAGTTGATCGCGCGCGTTCGCCACACGTTCGAAACGCTGATTTCCGCATGGCGCGAGGCGCGCGCGTCGCTGAATGCCGTGCAGCCAAGACAGGAGCAAGCAGCATGA
- the iolE gene encoding myo-inosose-2 dehydratase, producing the protein MSLHVRIGINPLSWMNDDLPSLGGETPLSVALTEGRRIGYEGFELGNKFPREPQALKTLLAQYDLALVSGWYSGRLAERSAEEEIEAVGAHLDLLAQNGAKVMVYGEVANSIQGAPRPLYQRPRFLADAQWQQYAERLNRFAEYTLSRGVRVAYHHHMGAYVETPADVDRLMAETNDAVGLLFDAGHITFAGGDALTTLRKHIARVCHVHCKDVRPEIVKLARNRNWSFLDAVINGAFTVPGDGAVDYPGIVACLAEHDYDGWLVVEAEQDPVIARSYEYADKGYRTLRTLVDATFKETA; encoded by the coding sequence ATGTCTCTGCACGTACGGATCGGAATCAATCCCTTGTCGTGGATGAACGACGATTTGCCATCGCTCGGCGGCGAGACGCCCTTGTCCGTCGCGCTGACCGAAGGCCGGCGGATCGGTTACGAAGGCTTCGAACTCGGCAACAAGTTTCCGCGCGAGCCGCAGGCGCTCAAGACACTGCTGGCGCAATACGATCTCGCGCTGGTGTCGGGCTGGTACTCGGGCAGACTCGCCGAGCGCAGCGCGGAAGAAGAGATCGAAGCCGTGGGTGCCCATCTCGACTTGCTCGCGCAAAACGGCGCGAAGGTGATGGTCTACGGCGAAGTGGCGAATTCCATTCAAGGCGCGCCGCGCCCGCTCTATCAGCGCCCGCGTTTTCTTGCGGATGCGCAGTGGCAACAGTATGCCGAGCGGCTGAATCGTTTCGCGGAATACACGCTGTCACGAGGCGTTCGGGTGGCCTATCATCATCACATGGGCGCGTATGTGGAGACGCCCGCGGACGTCGACCGTCTGATGGCGGAGACCAACGACGCGGTGGGCCTTCTCTTCGATGCGGGCCACATCACTTTCGCCGGCGGCGACGCATTGACCACGCTGCGCAAGCATATTGCGCGCGTGTGCCATGTGCATTGCAAGGACGTGCGCCCGGAGATCGTGAAGCTGGCGCGCAATCGCAACTGGAGTTTTCTCGATGCGGTCATCAACGGCGCCTTCACCGTGCCGGGCGATGGCGCGGTGGATTATCCCGGCATCGTCGCGTGTCTGGCCGAGCACGATTACGACGGCTGGCTCGTCGTGGAAGCGGAGCAGGACCCGGTGATCGCGCGGAGTTACGAGTATGCCGACAAGGGTTATCGCACGTTGCGCACACTTGTCGATGCCACATTCAAGGAGACGGCATGA
- a CDS encoding ABC transporter ATP-binding protein, which translates to MSAGLRIHDLRAWHGAAQVLHGVNLSIAEGEIVALVGRNGSGRSTLAKSIMGLVRCEGEMRFRDASLVGLRPFRIARMGIGYVPETRDVFPGLSVRDNLVLGERPGTRFSVDDAYRLFPVLRERARVKAGALSGGEQQMLALARTLAGDPSLVVIDEPGEGLAPQVLTQVAACLAGLRERGVAILLIEERLTIARMLDARVAVMGHGAVQFDGALGELETRADVQREWLSVG; encoded by the coding sequence ATGAGCGCCGGGTTGCGTATCCACGATCTGCGCGCGTGGCATGGCGCGGCACAGGTACTGCACGGCGTGAACCTGTCGATAGCCGAAGGCGAGATCGTCGCGCTCGTGGGCCGCAATGGTTCGGGGCGCTCGACGCTCGCGAAGTCCATCATGGGCCTCGTGCGCTGCGAGGGCGAGATGCGGTTTCGCGATGCATCGCTCGTCGGGCTGCGGCCGTTTCGCATCGCGCGCATGGGAATTGGCTACGTGCCTGAAACGCGCGATGTGTTTCCGGGCTTGAGCGTGCGCGACAATCTCGTGCTGGGCGAGCGTCCGGGCACGCGCTTCAGTGTGGACGATGCTTATCGCCTCTTCCCCGTGTTGCGGGAGCGCGCGCGAGTGAAGGCCGGCGCGTTGTCGGGCGGCGAACAGCAAATGCTGGCGCTGGCAAGAACGCTGGCGGGCGATCCGTCGTTGGTGGTCATCGACGAACCCGGCGAAGGGCTCGCGCCGCAAGTGCTGACGCAAGTGGCGGCGTGCCTCGCGGGTCTGCGCGAACGCGGCGTGGCCATACTGCTGATCGAAGAGCGCCTGACGATCGCGCGCATGCTCGATGCGCGCGTCGCGGTGATGGGGCACGGCGCGGTTCAGTTCGACGGGGCGTTGGGGGAGCTGGAAACACGCGCCGATGTGCAGCGAGAATGGCTGTCGGTGGGTTAA
- a CDS encoding ATP-binding cassette domain-containing protein translates to MNDDNILALENVSKFFGKVIALNGVTLRLRRGEVHCLLGDNGAGKSTLIKTLAGVHTPSAGDYLVDGKPVRFESPKEALDLGIATVYQDLALVPLLSVARNFFMGREPQKKRFGLFSVMDLDLAAETSQAKLAEMGINVRDPHQPIGTMSGGEKQCLAIARAIHFGARVLILDEPTAALGVKQSFNVLKLIHKAREKGISVIFITHNVHHAYPIGDSFTLLNRGRSMGTYTKDTISKNEVLDMMAGGAEMQTMINELEGATI, encoded by the coding sequence ATGAACGACGACAACATTCTCGCGCTGGAAAACGTCAGCAAGTTTTTCGGCAAGGTCATCGCATTGAACGGCGTGACCTTGCGCCTGCGACGCGGCGAAGTGCATTGCCTGCTGGGCGATAACGGCGCGGGCAAGTCCACGCTCATCAAGACGCTGGCGGGCGTGCATACGCCGTCCGCCGGCGACTATCTCGTCGATGGCAAGCCAGTGCGCTTCGAGTCGCCGAAGGAAGCGCTGGATTTGGGCATCGCCACGGTTTATCAGGATCTCGCGCTCGTGCCGCTCTTGTCCGTTGCGCGCAATTTCTTCATGGGCCGCGAGCCGCAGAAGAAACGCTTCGGTCTCTTCAGCGTGATGGATCTCGATCTTGCCGCGGAGACTTCGCAGGCGAAGCTCGCGGAGATGGGCATCAACGTGCGCGATCCGCATCAGCCTATCGGCACCATGTCCGGTGGCGAGAAGCAATGTCTCGCGATTGCGCGCGCCATTCACTTCGGCGCACGTGTGCTGATTCTCGACGAACCGACCGCCGCGCTCGGCGTGAAGCAGAGCTTCAACGTGCTGAAGCTGATTCACAAGGCGCGCGAAAAAGGCATTTCCGTGATCTTCATCACGCACAACGTGCACCACGCTTATCCGATCGGCGACTCCTTTACGCTGCTCAATCGCGGCCGCTCGATGGGCACCTACACCAAGGACACCATCTCGAAGAACGAAGTGCTCGACATGATGGCGGGGGGCGCCGAGATGCAGACGATGATCAACGAACTCGAAGGCGCGACGATCTGA
- the iolB gene encoding 5-deoxy-glucuronate isomerase, translated as MSLLVKASREGQTIARVTPESAGWKHVGFAAYRLEEGEVLHVYDAGRESCIVVLTGTVSVEAGDEHWQSIGSRDSVFEDAAPYAVYVPPKLAAIVRAERETELGVASAPATGVYPPRLIEPSQMKRSTRGKNANTRHVCDILPQTEAAESLLVVEVRTPSGHASSYPPHKHDHDNVPVESSLEETYYHRLNPPQGFAFQRVYTDERDLDETLAVENRDVVMVPRGYHPVVVPYGYDNYYLNVMAGDKRTWHFKNDPKHEWIVERDSKE; from the coding sequence ATGAGCCTGTTAGTGAAGGCATCGCGCGAAGGCCAGACGATCGCGCGTGTGACACCGGAATCCGCTGGCTGGAAGCATGTCGGCTTCGCGGCGTACCGGCTGGAAGAAGGTGAAGTGCTGCATGTCTACGACGCCGGGCGCGAGAGCTGCATCGTCGTGCTGACGGGCACGGTGAGCGTCGAGGCGGGCGACGAGCACTGGCAGTCCATCGGCTCGCGCGACAGTGTGTTCGAAGACGCGGCGCCCTATGCCGTCTACGTACCACCGAAGCTCGCGGCAATCGTGCGGGCGGAGCGCGAAACGGAACTCGGTGTGGCGAGCGCGCCGGCGACGGGCGTGTATCCGCCGCGACTCATCGAGCCCTCGCAAATGAAGCGTTCGACGCGCGGCAAGAACGCGAATACGCGACACGTATGCGATATTCTTCCGCAGACCGAGGCCGCCGAGTCGTTACTCGTGGTCGAAGTGCGTACGCCGAGCGGCCATGCGTCGAGCTATCCGCCGCACAAGCACGATCACGACAACGTGCCTGTCGAAAGTTCGCTGGAGGAGACTTATTACCATCGGCTGAATCCGCCGCAGGGCTTTGCGTTTCAGCGTGTTTATACCGACGAGCGCGATCTCGACGAAACCCTGGCGGTGGAGAACCGCGACGTGGTGATGGTGCCGCGTGGGTATCATCCGGTCGTCGTGCCTTATGGCTACGATAATTATTATCTCAACGTAATGGCGGGCGATAAGCGCACGTGGCACTTTAAAAACGATCCGAAGCATGAATGGATCGTGGAGCGGGATAGCAAGGAGTGA
- a CDS encoding ABC transporter permease, with protein sequence MGVAGKHYPPHANPQPESAETQEAAKPSDERVRRQSWFGHLLNRPEFAAISGTVLVFIVFGFAAGSSGMFNLDGVMNWSQVAAYLGLLAVGACLLMIAGEFDLSIGSMIGFAGMMVALPSVYLHWPFSLSILFAFVASMLLGALNGYLVMKTRLPSFIVTLAFLFILRGLTLALSIMFADRTIISGVGDLAQQDWLADTLFRGVALHGLFAWLAHMGIGQLLDNGQPLVPGIPKVIIWWLALAAVCAFVLAKTRYGNWILAVGGDANAAKNVGVPVRRVKISLFVLTAFCSCLFAVLQVCDIGSAAADRGLQKEFEAIIAAVIGGTLLTGGYGSVVGACFGALIFGVVQIGITYTNVSSDWFRVFLGVMLLLAVLFNHYVRRRVSQAQ encoded by the coding sequence ATGGGCGTAGCCGGCAAGCATTACCCTCCACATGCGAATCCACAGCCAGAGTCGGCCGAGACGCAGGAGGCAGCAAAGCCCTCGGACGAACGCGTGCGCCGGCAATCGTGGTTCGGCCATCTGTTGAACCGGCCGGAGTTCGCCGCGATCTCGGGCACCGTGCTCGTGTTCATCGTATTCGGCTTCGCGGCGGGTTCGTCGGGCATGTTCAACCTCGACGGCGTGATGAACTGGTCGCAGGTCGCGGCCTACCTCGGCTTGCTCGCGGTCGGCGCGTGTCTTCTCATGATCGCCGGCGAGTTCGATCTGTCCATCGGCTCGATGATCGGCTTCGCGGGCATGATGGTCGCGCTGCCCTCGGTTTATCTGCACTGGCCGTTCTCGCTGTCGATTCTCTTCGCGTTCGTCGCTTCCATGCTGCTCGGCGCGTTGAACGGCTACCTCGTGATGAAGACGCGGCTGCCTTCGTTCATCGTCACGCTCGCGTTTCTGTTCATCCTGCGCGGCCTCACGCTCGCGCTCTCGATCATGTTCGCGGATCGCACCATCATTTCCGGCGTCGGCGATCTCGCTCAACAAGACTGGCTCGCCGACACGCTCTTTCGCGGCGTCGCGCTGCACGGCCTCTTCGCGTGGCTCGCGCACATGGGGATCGGTCAGTTGCTCGATAACGGCCAGCCGCTCGTGCCGGGCATTCCGAAGGTCATCATCTGGTGGCTCGCGCTCGCCGCCGTCTGCGCCTTCGTGCTCGCCAAGACGCGCTACGGCAACTGGATTCTCGCGGTCGGCGGCGACGCCAACGCGGCCAAGAACGTCGGCGTGCCGGTACGGCGCGTGAAGATTTCGCTGTTCGTGCTCACCGCCTTCTGCTCGTGTCTCTTCGCCGTGCTGCAGGTGTGCGATATCGGCTCGGCAGCGGCCGATCGCGGCCTGCAGAAGGAATTCGAGGCGATCATCGCGGCGGTCATCGGCGGGACGCTTTTGACGGGCGGTTATGGCTCGGTCGTCGGCGCGTGCTTCGGCGCGCTCATCTTCGGCGTCGTGCAGATCGGCATCACTTATACGAACGTGAGTTCCGACTGGTTCCGCGTGTTTCTCGGCGTGATGCTGCTGCTCGCCGTGCTGTTCAATCACTACGTGCGCCGTCGCGTATCGCAAGCTCAGTGA
- the iolD gene encoding 3D-(3,5/4)-trihydroxycyclohexane-1,2-dione acylhydrolase (decyclizing), translating to MNEHATIRLTTAQALVRYLAALRTESGEALFGGVFAIFGHGNVAGIGEALYRHREQLPTYRAHNEQAMAHSAIAFAKAHMRRRMMAVTTSIGPGATNLVTAAALAHVNRLPVLLLPGDIFVSRAPDPVLQQVEDAHDGGVSANDALKAVSRYFDRIVHPAQLLSALPRAIRVLTDAALCGPVTLALPQDVQAMAYDYPASFFEPRVVEFHASAPSPHEIARAAAALRESREPLIVSGGGVLYGLATDALRAFAHKHGVPVAETQAGKGALAWDDALNAGGIGVTGAASANELAQSSDCVLAVGTRLQDFTTGSNTLFAHARLVSINANPFDALKQDALSVEADARLALDALSEALGDWRASSQWTTRAKRLADDWRETVAHVTNTPVADNALPREADVIGAVQRSKADSPADDIVVCAAGTLPADLQKLWRTSAPGGYHVEYGYSCMGYEIAGGLGAKLARPEREVIVIVGDGSYLMMNSELASSVMLGAKLIVVLLDNRGYGCINRLQQACGGAPFNNLIDDCKQGPLGAPTIDFAMHARALGALSEHVASIDDLQAAMQRARAAERSYLISIDTDPARTTDEGGWWWEVAVPEVSDRDAVLSARERYERALKARSEGNSI from the coding sequence ATGAATGAGCACGCTACCATCCGGCTGACCACCGCGCAGGCGCTCGTGCGCTATCTCGCCGCGCTGCGCACGGAAAGCGGCGAGGCGCTCTTCGGCGGCGTCTTCGCAATTTTCGGGCACGGCAATGTCGCGGGCATCGGCGAGGCGTTGTATCGGCATCGCGAGCAATTGCCGACGTATCGCGCGCACAACGAGCAAGCCATGGCGCATAGCGCGATCGCGTTTGCGAAGGCGCATATGCGGCGCCGCATGATGGCGGTCACGACGTCCATCGGGCCGGGCGCCACCAATCTCGTGACGGCGGCCGCGCTCGCGCATGTGAACCGGCTGCCGGTGCTGCTTCTACCGGGCGACATCTTCGTGTCGCGCGCGCCCGATCCGGTTCTGCAACAAGTCGAGGACGCACACGACGGCGGCGTTTCCGCGAACGATGCCTTGAAGGCCGTGTCGCGCTATTTCGATCGCATCGTGCATCCGGCGCAGTTGTTGAGCGCGTTGCCGCGCGCGATCCGCGTGCTTACCGATGCCGCGCTCTGCGGTCCCGTCACGCTCGCGCTGCCGCAGGACGTGCAGGCGATGGCCTACGACTATCCCGCTTCGTTCTTCGAGCCGCGTGTGGTCGAGTTCCATGCGAGCGCGCCGTCACCGCATGAAATCGCGCGCGCCGCAGCGGCCTTGCGCGAGTCGCGCGAACCGCTGATCGTCTCGGGCGGCGGCGTGCTGTACGGCCTCGCCACCGACGCGTTGCGCGCCTTCGCGCACAAGCATGGCGTGCCCGTCGCGGAAACGCAGGCAGGCAAAGGCGCGCTCGCTTGGGACGACGCCCTGAACGCGGGCGGAATCGGCGTGACGGGCGCGGCATCGGCGAATGAACTCGCGCAATCGAGCGATTGCGTGCTCGCGGTCGGCACGCGCTTGCAGGACTTCACCACGGGATCGAACACGCTCTTTGCGCATGCGCGGCTCGTTTCGATCAACGCCAATCCTTTCGATGCCCTGAAGCAAGACGCGCTGAGCGTCGAAGCCGATGCACGCCTCGCACTCGATGCGCTTTCCGAAGCGCTCGGCGACTGGCGCGCGTCGTCGCAGTGGACCACGCGCGCCAAACGTCTCGCCGACGACTGGCGCGAGACTGTCGCGCACGTGACGAACACGCCCGTCGCCGACAACGCCTTGCCGCGCGAAGCGGATGTCATCGGCGCGGTGCAGCGCTCGAAAGCCGATTCGCCGGCTGACGATATCGTCGTGTGCGCGGCGGGCACCTTGCCGGCCGATCTGCAGAAGCTGTGGCGCACGAGCGCGCCGGGCGGCTATCACGTCGAATACGGTTATTCGTGCATGGGCTACGAGATCGCGGGCGGTCTGGGCGCGAAGCTCGCGCGGCCGGAGCGCGAGGTGATCGTGATCGTCGGCGACGGCAGCTATCTCATGATGAACAGCGAGTTGGCGAGCTCCGTCATGCTCGGCGCGAAGCTGATCGTCGTGTTGCTCGACAATCGCGGCTATGGCTGCATCAACCGTTTGCAACAGGCATGCGGCGGCGCGCCCTTCAACAACCTGATCGACGACTGCAAGCAAGGCCCGCTCGGCGCACCGACCATCGATTTCGCGATGCACGCGCGTGCGCTCGGCGCGTTGTCGGAGCATGTGGCGAGCATCGACGACTTGCAGGCCGCGATGCAACGCGCGCGCGCCGCCGAGCGCAGCTACCTCATCTCCATCGACACCGACCCCGCGCGCACGACCGACGAAGGCGGATGGTGGTGGGAAGTGGCGGTGCCCGAGGTATCGGATCGCGATGCGGTCTTGTCGGCGCGCGAGCGTTACGAGCGCGCGTTGAAAGCACGCAGCGAAGGCAACTCTATCTAG